A stretch of Nyctibius grandis isolate bNycGra1 chromosome 24, bNycGra1.pri, whole genome shotgun sequence DNA encodes these proteins:
- the TMEM35B gene encoding transmembrane protein 35B isoform X1, translating into MAAAFTALRVLLGLFFMLTGSAKLSEQLSADLHRHMQSQFVRFAEVFPLKEFGFVPEPGRYLEAVGWVEVVAGLLLAFGPQLLQEISNFVLSVVMIGESERAPAALRGAVGDPRARTPALLLAQVPSTRCWRCGSPWPCAPLPPSASASSCCSTSAGTWTPPSPSSSDRRQEGQTARLSGRDDALMVLSGTGIASPGVTCC; encoded by the exons ATGGCGGCGGCGTTCACCGCCCTCCGCGTCCTGCTCGGGCTCTTCTTCATGCTCACGGGCTCCGCGAAGCTCTCGGAGCAGCTCTCGGCCGACCTGCACCGGCACATG CAGTCGCAGTTCGTGCGCTTCGCCGAGGTCTTTCCCCTGAAGGAATTCGGGTTCGTGCCGGAGCCGGGCCGGTACCTGGAGGCGGTGGGCTGGGTGGAGGTGGTGGCCGGGCTGCTGCTGGCGTTCGggccccagctcctgcaggagaTCAGCAACTTCGTCCTCAGCGTCGTCATGATCGGTGAGAGCGAGCGGGCACCCGCCGCCCTGCGCGGGGCCGTGGGGGACCCTCGGGCACGGACCCCTGCTCTGCTTCTTGCCCAGGTGCCATCTACACGCTGCTGGCGCTGCGGGAGCCCCTGGCCATGTGCGCCCCTGCCACCCTCTGCCTCggcctcctcctgctgctcaaCATCCGCGGGCACGTGGACCCCCCCAAGCCCAAGTTCGAGTGACCGGAGGCAGGAAGGACAAACGGCTCGGCTGTCAGGAAGGGATGATGCCCTTATGGTATTGTCGGGGACCGGCATCGCTTCCCCTGGGGTAACTTGCTGCTGA
- the TMEM35B gene encoding transmembrane protein 35B isoform X2, with protein sequence MAAAFTALRVLLGLFFMLTGSAKLSEQLSADLHRHMQSQFVRFAEVFPLKEFGFVPEPGRYLEAVGWVEVVAGLLLAFGPQLLQEISNFVLSVVMIGAIYTLLALREPLAMCAPATLCLGLLLLLNIRGHVDPPKPKFE encoded by the exons ATGGCGGCGGCGTTCACCGCCCTCCGCGTCCTGCTCGGGCTCTTCTTCATGCTCACGGGCTCCGCGAAGCTCTCGGAGCAGCTCTCGGCCGACCTGCACCGGCACATG CAGTCGCAGTTCGTGCGCTTCGCCGAGGTCTTTCCCCTGAAGGAATTCGGGTTCGTGCCGGAGCCGGGCCGGTACCTGGAGGCGGTGGGCTGGGTGGAGGTGGTGGCCGGGCTGCTGCTGGCGTTCGggccccagctcctgcaggagaTCAGCAACTTCGTCCTCAGCGTCGTCATGATCG GTGCCATCTACACGCTGCTGGCGCTGCGGGAGCCCCTGGCCATGTGCGCCCCTGCCACCCTCTGCCTCggcctcctcctgctgctcaaCATCCGCGGGCACGTGGACCCCCCCAAGCCCAAGTTCGAGTGA
- the LOC137673094 gene encoding platelet-activating factor receptor-like, with protein MNSSAPGPLPTGHPGECVPSDPVQFVLVPAVYCLVLCVGLPGNLVALLVFLQSGKVRKAIRIYLINLTLADILFNLTLPLWIPYYLAGGDWLLSEAACRLAGAAYYLATYSAVTFMALISFNRFCAVRAARRELPLTGRRGAALACALAWLLGLGCAVPTLAARQTFPARAGATACFEQHGRQRAYAYAMVAFFFAAFLVVLGAYASIARALSAPAAASPGSHRQQARAMVLGMLLVFVVCVAPYHLTLAPWVGSRPPVPLCGPPATLDVLHALSVALLSLNSCLDPLVYCFSIRRFRADLGRTLRKVGRCLPLSPPAPAGPVPSVRAPSFASS; from the coding sequence ATGAACAGCTCAGCGCCGGGGCCGCTGCCAACGGGGCACCCTGGCGAGTGCGTGCCCAGCGACCCAGTGCAGTTCGTGCTGGTGCCCGCCGTCTACTGCCTGGTGCTGTGCGTGGGGCTGCCGGGCAACCTGGTGGCCTTGCTGGTCTTCCTGCAGAGCGGCAAGGTGAGGAAGGCCATCCGCATCTACCTCATCAACCTCACGCTGGCCGACATCCTCTTCAACCTCACCCTGCCCCTCTGGATCCCCTACTACCTGGCCGGGGGCGACTGGCTGCTCTCGGAGGCCGCCTGCCGCCTGGCCGGGGCCGCCTACTACCTGGCGACCTACAGTGCCGTCACCTTCATGGCGCTCATCAGCTTCAACCGGTTCTGTGCCgtgcgggcggcgcggcgggagcTGCCGCTGACGGGGCGCCGGGGCGCCGCGCTGGCCTGCGCCCTggcctggctgctggggctgggctgcgcCGTGCCCACCCTGGCCGCCCGGCAGACCTTCCCCGCCCGCGCCGGGGCCACCGCCTGCTTCGAGCAGCACGGGCGGCAGCGGGCGTATGCCTACGCCATGGTGGCCTTCTTCTTCGCCGCCTTCCTGGTGGTGCTGGGCGCCTACGCCTCCATCGCCCGCGCGCTCtcggcgcccgccgccgcctcgccggGCTCCCACCGGCAGCAGGCGCGCGCCATGGTGCTGGGCATGCTGCTGGTCTTCGTGGTCTGCGTGGCCCCGTACCACCTCACGCTGGCCCCCTGGGTGGGCAGCCGGCCCCCCGTGCCGCTCTGCGGGCCCCCCGCCACCCTGGACGTGCTGCACGCGCTGAGCGTGGCCCTGCTCAGCCTCAACAGCTGCCTTGACCCCCTCGTCTACTGCTTCTCCATCCGGCGTTTCCGCGCCGACCTGGGACGGACCCTGCGCAAGGTCGGCCGGTGCCTGCCGCtctccccgccggcccccgccggGCCCGTGCCCAGCGTCCGCGCACCCTCCTTTGCTTCCTCGTAG